Sequence from the Sphingomonas sp. KR3-1 genome:
CCCAGTCGACCTGCATCGAGCCGCTCAGCATCCAGGTGAACACCGGCGAGATCGTCGGCTCGGCATGGCCGCCGAGATAGCTCAGGAAGATCGGCCAGCTCAGCGCGCAGGCGAGGAACAGCGACCCCGTGGTGATCACCTTGGGGAAGGTCTTGCCGAACGCCTTGTTCGAAAGCCCGGCTACCGCCGCCGCGAGCAGCGGCAGGCCTACGATGAAATAGATCGCCGACATCAGCCCTTCATCCGATTGACGTCTTCGACCGAGATCGTGCCGCGGCCGCGGAAGTAGATAACGAGAATGGCGAGGCCGATCGCGGCCTCACCGGCAGCGACGGTGAGCACGAACATCGCGAAGACCTGGCCGACCAGGTCGTGCAGCGCGTTCGAGAACGCCACGAGGTTCAGGTTCACGCTCAGCAGGATCAGCTCGATCGCCATCAGGATGACAATGAGGTTCTTGCGGTTCATGAAGATGCCGAGCACGCCCAGCGTGAACAGGATCGCCGAGACGACGAGATAGTGCGTGAGGGTGATCACAGCTCGACCCCCTGCCCGACCGGATGGTTCACGTTGCGGGTAGCGTCCTTGGCGCGGCGTTGGACCTGGCGGCTGATGTTCTGCGGCTTGACATCGGTGCGCGGGCGCAGCGTCAGAACGATCGCGCCGATCATCGCGACGAGCAGCACCAGGCCGGCGCCCTCGAACACGAACAAATAGCGCGAATAGAGCAGATGGCCGATCGCTTCGATGTTGGGCACGGCGGCATCGACGGGGGCGATGCGCCGGCCGAGCTGCAGCGTGCCGGCGCTATAGGCGCCCGCCGCGACGATGATCTCGGCAGCCAGCGCGATCGCCAGCGCGAAGCCCACCGCGGCATAGCGCATCACGCCGGCACGCAGCTCCGCGAAGTCGATGTTGAGCATCATCACCACGAACAGGAACAGCACGGCGACCGCGCCGACATAGACGATGACGAGGAGCATCGCGATGAACTCGGCATTGGCGAGCACCATCAGCCCGGCGGCGTTGAAGAACGCCAGGATGAGCCACAGCACGCTGTGCACCGGGTTGCGCGACAGGATCGTCATGAGCCCGGAGGCACACACGACGATCGCGAACAGGAAAAAGGCGAGGATCTGGATCACGGAATCGGACAGCCCCTGTAAGTTGGCGTGCGCTTAACGGTACGGTGCATCGGCGGCAAGGTTCGCGGCGATGGCGCGCTCCCAGCGGTCACCGTTCTCGAGCAGCTTCTCCTTCTGGTAGATCAGCTCCTCGCGGGTCTCGGTGGCGAACTCGAAGTTCGGGCCCTCGACGATCGCATCGACCGGGCAGGCCTCCTGGCACAGGCCGCAATAGATGCACTTGGTCATGTCGATGTCGTAGCGCGTGGTGCGGCGGCTACCGTCCTCGCGCGGCTCGGCCTCGATCGTGATCGCCAGCGCCGGGCAGACCGCCTCGCACAGCTTGCACGCGATGCAGCGCTCTTCGCCGTTCGGATAGCGGCGCAACGCGTGCTCGCCGCGGAAACGGGGCGAGATCGGGTTCTTCTCGTAGGGATAGTTGATCGTCGCCTTGGGCTTGAAGAAATACTTCAAGGTCAGCGCGTGCGCCTTGATGAACTCCCAGAGGGTCCAGGTGCGGATGAAATGGGCGACGTTCACAGCGGTGCTCCGACCCGGGTCAGCATGAGATACCCGGACACGAGGAAAACGAAGAGAAGCGACAGCGGCAGGAAGATCTTCCAGCCCAGGCGCATCAGCTGGTCATAGCGGTACCTGGGCACCGTGGCCTTCACCCAGCTGAAGCAGAAGAAGAAGAAGCACATCTTGAGCAGCAGCCAGATGATGCCCGGGATGACGTAGAGCGGCGCCCAGTCGAGCGGCGGCAGGTATCCGCCCCAGAACAAAGTGGCGTTCAGCGCGCACATTAGGATGACGTTGGCATATTCGCCCAGCCAGTATAACGCGAAGGCCATCGACGAATATTCGGTCTGATAGCCCGCGACGAGCTCGCTCTCGGCCTCGGCCAGGTCGAACGGCGCGCGCTGCGTCTCGGCGAGCGACGAGATGAAGAACACGATCGCCATCGGGAAGAGCAGCGGGTTGGCGAAATAGCCGTTCACCCAGCCGAAGATCGCCCCGCCCTTCTGCTGCTCGACGATTGTGCCCAGGTTGAAGCTGCCGGCCCAGAGCACGACCGCGATCAGCACGAAGCCGATCGAGACTTCGTAGCTCACCATCTGCGCCGCGGCGCGGATCGCCGAGTAGAACGGGTATTTGGAGTTCGAAGCCCAGCCGGCCAGGATGACGCCATAGACGCCGAGCGACGAGGCAGCGAGCACGTAGAGCAGGCCGACATTGATGTTCGACAGCGCCACGCCCAGCTGGAACGGGATCACTGCCCATACGATCAGCGCCACCGTGAAGGTGATGATCGGCGCGAGCAGGAACAGCACCTTGTTGGCGCCCGACGGGATGATCGTTTCCTGCAGGAAGACCTTGAGGCCGTCCGCGAACGACTGGAGCAGGCCGAGCGGGCCGACCACGTTCGGGCCGCGGCGCAGCGCCATCGCCGCCCAGATCTTGCGGTCGACATAGATGATCATCGCCACGGCGAGCATCAGCGGCAGCGCGATGACCAGGATGTCGATCAGCGTGGCGATGAACCACGCCAGCTCGAACGGCATGAACCAAGAGAACCAGGTCGTCATTCTGCGGCCTCTGCGAAGTCTTCGCCGTGGATCAGTTCGGCCGAGCAGCGCTGCATGGTCGGCGACGCACGGCAGATGGCGTTGGTGAGATAGAAATCGGCGACGGCATAGCCGACCGGGCCCGAAGCCGAAGCCGGAAGGCTCGGCGGCGCCCAGTCATAACCGGCCAGGCCTTCGCGGCCCAGCGCCGGCACTTCGTTCGCCATCTCGGCGCGCAGCTGCTCGAAGCTGTCGAACGGCAGCGTGTGGCCGAGGCGATCGGAGAGCGCGCGCAGGATCGTCCAGTCCTCACGCGCGTCGCCGGGGGCGAACACCGCGCGGTCGGCGCGCTGCACGCGGCCTTCCAGGTTCACATAGGTGCCCGGCTTCTCGGCATAGGTCGCGCCCGGCAGGATCACGTCGGCATGGTGCGCGCCCATGTCGCCGTGATGGCCGACATAGACCTTGAAGCTGTCGGCGAAGTCCTCGAACGCGACTTCGTCGGCGCCGAGGAAGAAGGCGAGCTTGGGCTTGGCGGCGACGATATCGGCGATGCCGCCCTTCTGGGCATACCCGAGCATCAGTCCGCCCATGCGCGCCGCGGCGGTGTGGACGACGTTGAAGCCGTTCCACGCGCCTTCGGTCTCGGTGGCGGGGCGCTGGAAGGCCGAGGCCATCGCCAGCGTGGCGCCCTGCCCTGCCTTGAGCGCGCCCGGGCCGACGATCAGCACCGGCTTCTTCGCCGCGTCGATCGCCTCAGCCGCACGATCCGGCAGCTTGCCGAGGATCGACAGGTCGTTGCCGAGCCACTCGACCTTGTAGGTCAGGTCGGTCTCTTCGCCGATCGCGAAGACCTTGGCGCCCTTCTTGATCGCCTTGCGCACGCGCGTGTTGATCAACGGCGCCTCGAAGCGCAGGTTCGAGCCGACGAGCAGGATCGCGTCGGCATCCTCGATCCCGGCGATCGTGGTGTTGAACGCCACCGAGCCGAGGTTCGACACGTCATAGGCGAGGCCGGTCTGGCGCCCTTCGAGCAGATCCGACCCAAGCGCCTTCACCAGCACCTTGGCCGCGTACATCGTCTCGCAATCGAGCAGGTCGCCGGCGATCGCCGCGACGCTCGCGCCTGCGGTCTTCGCGGCGGCGGCGATCGCGTCGAACGCCTCGTCCCAGCTCGCTTCGACCAGCTTGCCGCCCTTGCGGACATAGGGCTTGTCGAGGCGGCGGCGGACCAGCGCGTCGACATGGTAGCGGGTCTTGTCGTGCGCCCACTCTTCGTTGACGTCTTCGTTGATCCGCGGGAGCACGCGCATCACCTGGCGGCCACGGCTGTCGAGGCGGATGTTGGTGCCGACGGCGTCCATCACGTCGATCGACAGGTTCTTCTTCAGCTCCCACGAGCGATACTCGAAGGCGACCGGCTTGTGGGTCAGCGCGCCCACCGGGCAAAGGTCGACGGCGTTGCCCGAAAGCTCGCTCTTGAACGCCTTTTCCAGATAGGTGGTGATCTGCATGTTCTCGCCGCGATAGATCGCGCCGATATCCTCCACGCCGGCCACTTCCTCGCCGAAGCGGACGCAGCGGGTGCACTGGATGCAGCGGGTCATGATCGTCTTGATGATCGGACCCATATACTTCTCGGTCACCGCGCGCTTGTTCTCGGTGTAGCGCGAGTGGCCGCGGCCATAGGCGACCGACTGGTCCTGCAGGTCGCACTCGCCGCCCTGATCGCAGATCGGGCAGTCGAGCGGATGGTTGATCAGCAGGAATTCCATCACGCCTTCGCGCGCGGCCTTCACCATCGGCGTATCGGTGCGGATTTCCTGGTTGTCGGCGGCGGGCAGCGCGCAGCTCGCCTGGGGCTTGGGCGGCCCCGGCTTCACTTCGACCAGGCACATCCGGCAATTGCCGGCGATCGACAGGCGCTCATGATAGCAGAAGCGCGGAATTTCCTTGCCCGCGGCCTCGCAGGCCTGGAGCACGGTGGCGCCCGCAGGCACCTCCACTTCAATTCCGTCTACGGTTAGCTTCGGCATGCCTTAGTGCCCCTTCGTCGCGTCGGGGCGACCTTGCTTGTACAGGGCTTCGGCAGCCCAACCATGGATCGCCGTGCCGCTGATATCGACTCGTCCCTTGCCCCGCGCACAGCCATTGAGTGCAGGCGAAAGCGCGCGCGCAGCCTCCCGCTCGGTCGACGACAGCCGCTTGGCGCGCACCAGGCGATCGGCCGAAGCCGGATCCTGCGCCACAGCGCAACGCACCACCGCATAGCCGGCAGGCTCGGTGTCGGACGCCGTGAAGGTCGAGCGCATCAGCGGCCTCCCGGCCGTATCGAGATAGGCCCGCTCCGCGATCGCGCCGCGCACCGCCCGATAGGGAAAGGTCATCTGCCGCTGCGTGCCGGACAGCTCGCTGACCGCCTGCGTCAGGCTCGTCTGGCCGAGGCTGACCTGAGCCGCCAGCTGCCGCCCCTCGAGCGAGGCGCCGAAGTTGACGCACTTGCCCTGCTTCCGAAGCAGCAGCTCGATCTGGCTCCGCTCGCCATCGCCGTCGGGCGCGGTGTCGAGCACCATCAGCGTCTCGCGCGGCGCCGCTCGCATGGCGCAGCGCGCGAAATCGGCCAGGATCTTTTCGCCGTCCAGATTGGGCTTCTTCTGCGCCAGTGCCGGCGTTGCGCAGCACAGCGCCAGGCTGGCCGATAGCAGCAGCCGCTTCATTCCGCCGCCTCCTGCATACCGTTGCCGGTCTGGCGCTCGTTGATGCGGCGCTCGAGCTCAGGGCGGAAATGGCGGATCAGGCCCTGGATCGGCCATGCCGCGGCATCGCCGAGCGCGCAGATCGTGTGGCCTTCGACCTGCTTGGTGAGCTGCTGGAGCGTGTCGATCTCGCTGATGTCGGCGTCGCCGGTGCGCAGCCGCTCCATCACGCGCCACATCCAGCCGGTGCCCTCGCGGCACGGCGTGCACTGGCCGCAGCTCTCATGCTTGTAGAAGTAGGACAGGCGCGAGATCGCGCGGACGACGTCGGTCGACTTGTCCATCACGATCACCGCGGCGGTGCCCAGGCCCGAACCGACGGCGCGCAGGCCGTCAAAGTCCATCGCCACGTCCATGATCTGCGCCGCCGGCACCAGCGGCACCGAGGAGCCGCCCGGGATCACCGCAAGCAGATTGTCCCAGCCGCCGCGGATGCCACCGCAATGCTTTTCGATCAGCTCGCGGAACGGGATCGACATGGCCTCTTCGACCACGCACGGCTTGTTCACATGGCCCGAGATCTGGAAGAGCTTGGTGCCGCGGTTGTTCTCGTTGCCGAAGCTGGCGAACCATTCGGGCGAGCGGCGCAGGATCGTCGGGACGACCGCGATCGACTCGACATTGTTCACCGTGGTCGGGCAGCCATAGAGGCCCGCGCCCGCCGGGAATGGCGGCTTCAGGCGAGGCTGGCCCTTCTTGCCTTCGAGGCTCTCGAGCATCGCGGTCTCTTCGCCGCAAATGTATGC
This genomic interval carries:
- the nuoH gene encoding NADH-quinone oxidoreductase subunit NuoH — encoded protein: MTTWFSWFMPFELAWFIATLIDILVIALPLMLAVAMIIYVDRKIWAAMALRRGPNVVGPLGLLQSFADGLKVFLQETIIPSGANKVLFLLAPIITFTVALIVWAVIPFQLGVALSNINVGLLYVLAASSLGVYGVILAGWASNSKYPFYSAIRAAAQMVSYEVSIGFVLIAVVLWAGSFNLGTIVEQQKGGAIFGWVNGYFANPLLFPMAIVFFISSLAETQRAPFDLAEAESELVAGYQTEYSSMAFALYWLGEYANVILMCALNATLFWGGYLPPLDWAPLYVIPGIIWLLLKMCFFFFCFSWVKATVPRYRYDQLMRLGWKIFLPLSLLFVFLVSGYLMLTRVGAPL
- the nuoG gene encoding NADH-quinone oxidoreductase subunit NuoG: MPKLTVDGIEVEVPAGATVLQACEAAGKEIPRFCYHERLSIAGNCRMCLVEVKPGPPKPQASCALPAADNQEIRTDTPMVKAAREGVMEFLLINHPLDCPICDQGGECDLQDQSVAYGRGHSRYTENKRAVTEKYMGPIIKTIMTRCIQCTRCVRFGEEVAGVEDIGAIYRGENMQITTYLEKAFKSELSGNAVDLCPVGALTHKPVAFEYRSWELKKNLSIDVMDAVGTNIRLDSRGRQVMRVLPRINEDVNEEWAHDKTRYHVDALVRRRLDKPYVRKGGKLVEASWDEAFDAIAAAAKTAGASVAAIAGDLLDCETMYAAKVLVKALGSDLLEGRQTGLAYDVSNLGSVAFNTTIAGIEDADAILLVGSNLRFEAPLINTRVRKAIKKGAKVFAIGEETDLTYKVEWLGNDLSILGKLPDRAAEAIDAAKKPVLIVGPGALKAGQGATLAMASAFQRPATETEGAWNGFNVVHTAAARMGGLMLGYAQKGGIADIVAAKPKLAFFLGADEVAFEDFADSFKVYVGHHGDMGAHHADVILPGATYAEKPGTYVNLEGRVQRADRAVFAPGDAREDWTILRALSDRLGHTLPFDSFEQLRAEMANEVPALGREGLAGYDWAPPSLPASASGPVGYAVADFYLTNAICRASPTMQRCSAELIHGEDFAEAAE
- the nuoI gene encoding NADH-quinone oxidoreductase subunit NuoI, which translates into the protein MNVAHFIRTWTLWEFIKAHALTLKYFFKPKATINYPYEKNPISPRFRGEHALRRYPNGEERCIACKLCEAVCPALAITIEAEPREDGSRRTTRYDIDMTKCIYCGLCQEACPVDAIVEGPNFEFATETREELIYQKEKLLENGDRWERAIAANLAADAPYR
- the nuoK gene encoding NADH-quinone oxidoreductase subunit NuoK gives rise to the protein MITLTHYLVVSAILFTLGVLGIFMNRKNLIVILMAIELILLSVNLNLVAFSNALHDLVGQVFAMFVLTVAAGEAAIGLAILVIYFRGRGTISVEDVNRMKG
- a CDS encoding NADH-quinone oxidoreductase subunit J; its protein translation is MIQILAFFLFAIVVCASGLMTILSRNPVHSVLWLILAFFNAAGLMVLANAEFIAMLLVIVYVGAVAVLFLFVVMMLNIDFAELRAGVMRYAAVGFALAIALAAEIIVAAGAYSAGTLQLGRRIAPVDAAVPNIEAIGHLLYSRYLFVFEGAGLVLLVAMIGAIVLTLRPRTDVKPQNISRQVQRRAKDATRNVNHPVGQGVEL
- the nuoF gene encoding NADH-quinone oxidoreductase subunit NuoF; the protein is MLADKDRIFTNVYGFQPWNLPAAQKRGDWDKTKELMTLGQDVIIDKIKASGLRGRGGAGFPTGTKWSFMPKEPRPDRPNFLVINADESEPGSCKDREIIRHDPHKLIEGALIAGFAMRARAAYIYIRGEYIREAETLFAAVKEAYDAGLLGKNACNSGYDFDVFVHRGAGAYICGEETAMLESLEGKKGQPRLKPPFPAGAGLYGCPTTVNNVESIAVVPTILRRSPEWFASFGNENNRGTKLFQISGHVNKPCVVEEAMSIPFRELIEKHCGGIRGGWDNLLAVIPGGSSVPLVPAAQIMDVAMDFDGLRAVGSGLGTAAVIVMDKSTDVVRAISRLSYFYKHESCGQCTPCREGTGWMWRVMERLRTGDADISEIDTLQQLTKQVEGHTICALGDAAAWPIQGLIRHFRPELERRINERQTGNGMQEAAE